The Laribacter hongkongensis DSM 14985 genome has a segment encoding these proteins:
- a CDS encoding basic amino acid/polyamine antiporter, which yields MSGSQQKKLGTVAMTALVVGAVVGSGIFSLPQNMAEGAGAGAILIAWAITFVGMLALTRIFQWLSVNRPDIGDGVYGYARNGFGDYMGFNAAWGYWISVWVGNVGYLVVMFSALGSFQALGFFGSGSTLPALLCGLTVLAVMHGFVLRGVQSAAFLNIVVTIAKIVPLGLFILCVLLAFKVESFRTDFWGSPELGSVGDQVKNTMLYTVWVFLGIECATVYASRARDMATVSRATILGFLITILLLVCVSVLSLGVVPQEQLAQMKNPSAAAVMAMAVGPWGAVLINVGLILSVGGALLAWTLISSEMLYLASRGEHNTAPRCFGKLNANGTPANALWLTNSLIALFLVINHLNDAGYNILIQLASSMALIPYLLCAAFGLKLAIKAEVRNTTLIALTALGTGYGLWLIYAGGLSFLLLSMILYALGLGFYAKARLERGKPVFEGMADRICAGAVVTLAACALYLVAHGNFSL from the coding sequence ATGAGCGGGTCACAACAGAAGAAACTGGGCACCGTTGCGATGACTGCACTGGTGGTCGGCGCCGTGGTGGGCAGCGGCATTTTCAGCCTGCCGCAAAACATGGCCGAAGGGGCGGGGGCCGGTGCGATCCTGATCGCCTGGGCAATCACCTTTGTCGGCATGCTGGCCTTGACTCGGATTTTCCAGTGGTTGTCCGTCAACCGGCCGGATATCGGTGACGGCGTCTATGGCTATGCCCGCAACGGGTTTGGCGATTACATGGGCTTCAATGCGGCCTGGGGATACTGGATTTCGGTCTGGGTGGGCAATGTCGGCTATCTGGTGGTGATGTTCAGCGCGCTGGGATCGTTTCAGGCGCTGGGATTTTTCGGCAGCGGCAGCACCTTGCCGGCCTTGCTGTGCGGCCTGACCGTGCTGGCAGTCATGCATGGTTTCGTGCTGCGAGGTGTGCAGTCGGCGGCATTTCTCAACATTGTGGTGACCATTGCCAAGATCGTGCCGCTGGGGCTGTTCATCCTCTGCGTGCTGCTGGCCTTCAAGGTCGAGAGTTTCCGGACGGATTTCTGGGGCAGTCCGGAGCTGGGCAGCGTGGGCGATCAGGTGAAAAACACCATGCTGTATACCGTGTGGGTGTTCCTTGGCATCGAGTGTGCAACCGTGTACGCCAGCCGTGCGCGTGACATGGCCACGGTGAGCCGCGCCACGATCCTCGGGTTTTTAATCACCATCCTGCTGCTGGTCTGCGTGTCGGTGCTGTCGCTGGGGGTGGTGCCGCAAGAACAGCTGGCGCAGATGAAAAATCCGTCAGCCGCAGCGGTCATGGCCATGGCGGTGGGGCCGTGGGGCGCCGTCCTGATCAATGTCGGGCTGATCCTGTCCGTAGGCGGAGCCTTGCTGGCCTGGACGCTGATTTCCAGCGAAATGCTGTATCTGGCATCCCGCGGCGAGCACAACACTGCGCCGCGCTGTTTTGGCAAGCTGAACGCCAACGGTACGCCGGCCAATGCCCTGTGGTTGACCAACAGCCTGATTGCACTGTTTCTGGTCATCAACCACCTGAACGATGCCGGCTACAACATCCTGATCCAGCTGGCTTCGTCGATGGCCCTGATTCCGTATCTCCTGTGCGCGGCCTTCGGCCTCAAGCTGGCGATCAAGGCCGAGGTGCGCAACACGACCCTGATTGCGCTGACGGCACTGGGTACCGGCTACGGCCTGTGGCTGATCTATGCCGGGGGCCTGTCGTTCCTGTTGCTGTCGATGATCCTGTATGCGCTGGGGCTGGGTTTCTACGCCAAGGCCCGTCTGGAGCGTGGCAAGCCGGTTTTTGAGGGCATGGCCGACAGGATCTGCGCCGGCGCGGTGGTGACGCTGGCAGCCTGTGCCCTCTATCTGGTAGCGCACGGCAACTTCAGTCTCTAG
- the ddaH gene encoding dimethylargininase: MFKHIIARTPCRALVDGLSASNLGKPIYEKALEQHNTYIRALQTCGVDITILPPAEEFPDSVFVEDPALCTPHCAIVTRPGADSRRGEAALMEPVLKRFYEHVERIEAPGTLDAGDVMMVGNHYYIGNSARTNAEGARQLIAILEKYGMTGSVVEMEEVLHLKTGLAYLENNNLMCAGEFLTKPEFQKYNIIELPEDEIYAANCIWVNGKVIMPSGYPKTAAKIAALGYEVIEVDTSEYRKVDGGVSCMSLRF, translated from the coding sequence ATGTTCAAGCACATCATCGCCCGTACCCCTTGCCGTGCCCTCGTTGACGGCCTGTCTGCCTCCAACCTCGGCAAGCCGATCTACGAAAAGGCACTCGAGCAGCACAACACCTATATCCGTGCATTGCAGACCTGCGGTGTCGACATCACCATCCTGCCTCCGGCCGAGGAGTTTCCGGACTCGGTTTTTGTCGAAGATCCGGCCCTGTGCACGCCGCACTGCGCCATCGTCACCCGCCCGGGAGCCGACAGCCGCCGTGGTGAAGCAGCCCTGATGGAGCCGGTACTGAAACGCTTCTACGAGCATGTGGAGCGCATCGAGGCACCGGGAACGCTGGATGCCGGTGACGTGATGATGGTGGGCAACCACTACTACATCGGTAACTCGGCCCGCACCAATGCCGAAGGCGCCCGCCAGCTGATCGCCATTCTGGAGAAGTACGGCATGACCGGTTCGGTGGTCGAGATGGAGGAGGTGCTGCACCTCAAGACCGGTCTGGCCTATCTGGAAAACAACAACCTGATGTGCGCCGGTGAATTCCTGACCAAGCCGGAATTCCAGAAGTACAACATCATCGAATTGCCGGAAGACGAGATTTATGCAGCCAACTGCATCTGGGTCAACGGCAAGGTGATCATGCCCTCCGGCTACCCGAAGACAGCCGCCAAGATCGCCGCCCTCGGCTACGAGGTGATCGAGGTCGATACCTCGGAATACCGCAAGGTGGACGGTGGTGTGAGCTGCATGTCGCTGCGTTTCTGA
- a CDS encoding sigma-54 interaction domain-containing protein produces the protein MKEIDWFARNLGEALNTLDQAITIVDKAGRFVYYNRASARMDGQDADKILGRHVLEINPWLTEEDSTLLRCIRDGVRFVDSYQAYSGTGGEKLHYLHSAIPLYGQKGDLIGAIEIGKMLTAAPAHLGHHAAPPDIVGEHPALLAQITAVDRFARSMLPVLIQGETGTGKELFARRAHAMSPRAGQPMLCLNCAAIPENLLESTLFGTTRGAFTGAENKKGLFALAHGGTLFLDELNSMPMALQSKLLRVLQDGTYLPLGAERPLKADVRLVAALNQNPLEAIRDGRLREDLYYRLNVGVITIPALRERPSDIALLARRFVARDACELNSAITGIADAALAQLMQHDWPGNVRELENVIRRSLLLSQDSGLLSSINFCTGPLEVPRAGPSALADGRPLKLQLAQVEARLISEVLERLNGNVAAAARELGIPRTTLMVRMKKLKLVNPAASA, from the coding sequence ATGAAAGAGATTGACTGGTTCGCTCGCAACCTTGGTGAAGCACTGAATACGCTGGATCAGGCGATCACCATCGTCGACAAGGCCGGCCGCTTCGTTTACTACAACCGGGCCAGCGCCCGGATGGATGGCCAGGATGCAGACAAGATCCTCGGCAGGCATGTGCTGGAGATCAATCCGTGGCTCACGGAGGAAGACAGCACGCTGTTGCGCTGCATACGGGATGGCGTCCGGTTTGTGGACAGCTATCAGGCCTACAGCGGCACCGGTGGCGAAAAACTGCATTACCTGCACAGTGCGATTCCGCTGTACGGACAGAAGGGCGACCTGATCGGCGCCATCGAAATCGGCAAGATGCTCACGGCCGCGCCAGCCCACCTTGGCCACCATGCCGCGCCGCCGGACATCGTAGGGGAGCATCCTGCGCTGCTGGCCCAGATCACCGCTGTCGACCGTTTTGCCCGCAGCATGCTGCCGGTGCTGATCCAGGGTGAAACCGGCACCGGCAAGGAGCTGTTTGCCCGCCGTGCCCATGCCATGAGCCCGCGCGCCGGCCAGCCCATGCTGTGCCTGAACTGTGCGGCCATTCCGGAAAACCTGCTGGAAAGCACCTTGTTCGGCACGACCCGCGGCGCATTCACCGGTGCCGAAAACAAGAAAGGCCTGTTCGCTCTGGCGCACGGCGGCACGCTGTTTCTTGATGAGCTCAACTCCATGCCCATGGCTCTGCAAAGCAAGCTGCTGCGGGTCTTGCAGGATGGCACCTATCTGCCGCTGGGGGCCGAACGCCCCCTCAAGGCAGATGTTCGCCTGGTGGCCGCCCTGAACCAGAACCCGCTGGAAGCCATCCGTGACGGCCGCCTGCGGGAAGACCTGTATTACCGGCTGAACGTGGGTGTCATCACCATCCCGGCGCTGCGCGAGCGCCCCAGCGACATTGCCCTGCTGGCCCGGCGGTTTGTGGCCCGCGACGCGTGCGAGCTGAACAGTGCCATCACCGGCATCGCCGACGCGGCACTCGCCCAGCTGATGCAGCACGACTGGCCGGGCAATGTGCGCGAACTGGAAAACGTCATCCGCCGCAGCCTGCTGCTGTCGCAGGACAGCGGTTTGCTCTCGTCCATCAACTTTTGTACCGGGCCGCTGGAAGTGCCCCGGGCCGGTCCTTCGGCGCTGGCTGACGGACGTCCGCTCAAACTGCAGCTGGCCCAGGTCGAAGCCCGGCTGATCAGCGAAGTGCTTGAACGCCTCAATGGCAATGTCGCCGCAGCGGCCCGCGAACTCGGGATTCCGCGTACCACGCTGATGGTCAGAATGAAAAAGCTGAAACTCGTCAATCCGGCAGCGTCAGCCTGA